The uncultured Carboxylicivirga sp. genomic interval ACCCAGAGCATCGGTCCCTAACCATACCGGAACAACTCCTTTGTAAACGTCGATGCGCTCAATCATATTTACCGGAATATCAGCAAAACTCAACGATGATCCGAAGTTGTCCATAGGTAATCCATCCATAAAAAACTTCACCTGATCGCCAGAGAATCCGTTGATGGTAAAGTTGACGTTAGAGCCCATTCCACCTTCTTCGGTAATGCGTACACCTGGCACCTTATTCAGTACTTCTTTTACATTAGCAGTGCTGTTAAACAAGTCTTTAGTCGAAACAGAAGTAACCGAGTAGGCCTGCTCGTTAATCTGCGAAACCACCGATTTGCCGCTTACCTCAATGTCGTTAATCTGGTAACTCTTTTCGGTTAGGGTAAAAGAGAAATGCATTGATTTTGAATGGTTCACCTCAATTTCTGATGAGTACGATTCGTAACCCAGATAACTGGCTTGTAACGTATAGCTTCCTTCACGAATACCTTTGATTTCGTAATAGCCATCAAAATTGGTAACCGTACCAAAATTGGTGTTTTGTAAAATAATATTCACTCCGGGTAGCGACACCCCATCACTAGATTTTACAGTACCCCTAAGGGATGTAGTGCTTTGTGAACTTGAATATTGTGTAATTCCCAAAAACAATATTCCGACAAATATTTTCCTTAATAAATTTCTTTTCCCCAACAAAATTCAGTTTTAATAATTTCTCCCAATCATCATTCAAATACATTCAGTAGGATGATGATTTGAATAACGTTGCAAAACTATCGTCGAGAAAAAGACATATCAATCCCTAATAATGGGGAATTCAAAGGGTGAAAAATGAATTGAAATAATTAGATTAATTCTTCAATTCGGAGGGTTCTACTATTGAAAGAGAGTGATTCGCCGGCCTGTTTGTCTTTGAGAATTCTACCAATGGGCGAAGCCAGCGAAATGGAGTAATAGTCGTTGTTATCTATATTGATTTTACCTTGTGCAATGCTAATGAAATATACTCCCAGATTGGTTTTTACCAAGCTTCCGAAACTAACTTTATCTGTTTTTATGGAAGAATTTATTTTGGAAAGGTCGCTTTGTGATTGTTTGAGTTGAGCCATCTGTGTTTTTAGATTATTCAACTCAATCTGCATCATTTCACGACCTGTTTCAAATTTGTCACCAGCACTGCTTTTGGTGTCATCCTGCATCGATTCAATTGCTTGCTCCATTGCTTTTGACAGAATACCGATTTTATCATTCAATAATTCTGTCATTTTAGTTACCAATTGTTGCTTTGTTTCGATGCTGATTTCCATTGTTACTATTTATTCAAGATGATGTTTCTTGAGCCATTCGGGATATTGCTTGTTAATTAGTTTTGATGGCCATTTGCCATAATAAGCATAACCTGCTCTTCGTTCGCGCTCAACTTCGGCAAAAGTATAATGAAATACTTTATCGCGCCCAACAAATAATGGTTTGTTAGTTTCTAGCTCGTAAAAGCGTGCCCATAAAGGATCGGCTCCTTTCTTTGTTTTTATCTTGGCATCTTTCTCTCCCTCATCATTCTTAAATCGAGTGAACTCCACATTGTTTATCTGAACTTGTTTAAACCATTCGATGGCTCCTTGAATAGCTTCAATAACTTCTTTTGACGGATCCTCAATTTGCATCAAGAATTGAACAATGTTAACACTTTCAGCTCCTGATAGTGATGGTGGTTCGAAATTACGGGCCCACACAGGTTCAAAATTTACTTCATCGTGTTGAGCACACCAGGCAGTTAATTTACCATCTTGTTTTATTTGAGTTTTAAGTATGCAATCAATGCCTTTTTTAATTGCCTCTGCAGCTTTCTTTTTGTAATCGGGTTCAACAATAGCAAACTCATCTTTTCCTTGAGCAATCTTGTTGAGCAGTTTCATTACATTCATCATGGCATTATCGTTATAGGTTATGGCTGTATAATAACCTTTTCGTAATGGATAAAATTGAGGCCAACCGCCATTGTCGTATTGCGATTCGAACAGGTAATCGAGTCCCTTATAAAAAGCA includes:
- the pelA gene encoding pectate lyase, with product MRKLIISLAFLLCISSLIFAQNLKTASGKNILKQNHKWYASKEAKTYADNILLYQSDKGAWPKNMDITIAPESNEILEKAHKGKNSNTIDNGATTAPIHYLAFIISTRLDVKYQIAFYKGLDYLFESQYDNGGWPQFYPLRKGYYTAITYNDNAMMNVMKLLNKIAQGKDEFAIVEPDYKKKAAEAIKKGIDCILKTQIKQDGKLTAWCAQHDEVNFEPVWARNFEPPSLSGAESVNIVQFLMQIEDPSKEVIEAIQGAIEWFKQVQINNVEFTRFKNDEGEKDAKIKTKKGADPLWARFYELETNKPLFVGRDKVFHYTFAEVERERRAGYAYYGKWPSKLINKQYPEWLKKHHLE